One Mangifera indica cultivar Alphonso chromosome 4, CATAS_Mindica_2.1, whole genome shotgun sequence genomic region harbors:
- the LOC123213520 gene encoding probable amidase At4g34880, translating to MIKGHLVASLDALPDSEHNLLKYSFALSHNPIFSCKQSPIVCTPVDCVSTLSFHHGSRMATNSSSLGIFLFSSFFLILLVVSSSFSIKEATIDELQFAFKQNQLTSRQLIEFYLGEIRRLNPILRGVIEVNPDALYLADKADQERKAGAERSKLGLHGIPILVKDNIATKNKMNTTAGSFALLGSVVPRHSFVVTKLIQAGAIILGKASMTEWAHFRSYDQPAGWCARSGQGKNPYVLSAETCGSSSGSAISVAANMAAGALGTETAGSILCPSGLNSVVGIKPTVGLTSRDGVIPISPRQDTVGPICRTVVDAVYILDAIVGFDHSDKDTREASKYIPPGGYKQYLKPCGLRGKRVGIARNIPVSNYANESDVSKAFELHIQTLRQRGAVVVDHLKLSNIEGIVDIIGSGQILALAAEFKLALNAYLEGLLASPVRSLKDVIAFYNKFSKLEKAKEYGQSLFLLAQETNGIDNDVKAALLNLTKLSGDGIKKLMKKNKLDAVATPGIDMVGVLAIGGFPGIIVPGGYDGKGKPFGIYFGGLKGSEPKLIEIAYGFEQATKIRKPPSFKP from the exons ATGATTAAAGGGCATTTGGTGGCTTCTCTGGATGCATTGCCTGACTCAGAGCACAatctattaaaatattcatttgcttTATCACATAACCCAATATTTTCCTGTAAACAGAGTCCAATTGTATGCACCCCTGTTGACTGCGTGAGTACTCTTTCTTTCCATCACGGTTCAAGGATGGCTACAAATTCTTCATCACTgggaatttttcttttctcctcaTTCTTCTTGATACTTCTTGTAGTTAGCAGTTCATTCTCTATCAAAGAAGCAACCATAGATGAGCTTCAATTTGCTTTCAAGCAAAACCAACTGACATCAAGGCAATTGATCGAGTTTTACCTTGGAGAAATCCGCAGACTCAATCCGATCCTTAGAGGGGTCATAGAGGTGAACCCAGATGCATTATATCTGGCTGATAAAGCTGACCAGGAGCGCAAGGCTGGAGCAGAAAGGTCAAAGCTTGGTTTGCATGGCATTCCCATTTTAGTGAAGGACAATATAGCAACCAAAAATAAGATGAACACCACAGCTGGCTCATTTGCGCTGCTAGGTTCTGTCGTGCCCCGCCATTCATTTGTGGTCACCAAGTTAATTCAGGCTGGGGCTATAATTTTGGGAAAGGCTAGCATGACCGAGTGGGCTCATTTCAGGTCATATGATCAACCCGCTGGTTGGTGTGCTAGAAGTGGCCAAGGAAAG AATCCTTATGTTCTATCGGCAGAAACTTGCGGGTCAAGCAGTGGATCAGCAATATCAGTAGCAGCAAATATGGCAGCAGGGGCCCTAGGGACCGAAACTGCTGGCTCTATCTTATGCCCATCTGGCCTTAACTCAGTTGTTGGAATCAAGCCAACCGTTGGCCTTACCAGCCGAGATGGCGTCATCCCAATCTCCCCAAGACAGGACACTGTTGG GCCAATTTGCAGGACTGTAGTAGATGCAGTTTACATTCTTGATGCCATTGTAGGCTTTGATCACAGCGATAAAGACACCAGAGAAGCATCAAAATACATCCCACCTGGTGGCTACAAACAATATCTTAAGCCTTGTGGACTCAGAGGGAAGAGAGTGGGAATAGCGAGGAATATTCCGGTCTCCAACTATGCAAACGAGTCTGATGTCAGTAAAGCTTTTGAGCTCCATATTCAGACTCTAAG ACAACGAGGTGCAGTTGTTGTAGACCATCTGAAATTATCCAACATTGAGGGTATTGTGGATATCATTGGGAGTGGTCAAATATTAGCATTGGCGGCCGAGTTCAAACTGGCCTTGAATGCATACTTAGAGGGACTTCTGGCTTCCCCGGTGCGGTCTTTGAAAGATGTTATAGCATTCTACAATAAATTCTCAAAATTG GAAAAGGCCAAGGAATATGGGCAGTCTCTTTTTCTATTGGCGCAGGAAACAAATGGAATCGACAATGATGTGAAAGCGgcattgttaaatttaactaagCTTTCTGGAGATGGTATTAAGAAGCTGATGAAGAAGAACAAGTTGGACGCAGTTGCGACTCCTGGTATTGATATGGTTGGTGTTCTTGCAATTGGTGGATTCCCAGGAATTATTGTCCCTGGAGGATATGATGGTAAGGGCAAACCGTTTGGAATTTACTTTGGAGGGTTAAAGGGCTCAGAGCCAAAGCTTATAGAGATTGCCTATGGCTTTGAGCAGGCTACCAAGATTAGGAAGCCTCCTTCATTCAAGCCTTGA